In the Ipomoea triloba cultivar NCNSP0323 chromosome 6, ASM357664v1 genome, one interval contains:
- the LOC116023255 gene encoding ras-related protein Rab7, whose product MASRRRMLLKVIILGDSGVGKTSLMNQYVNRKFSNQYKATIGADFLTKEVQFEDRLYTLQIWDTAGQERFQSLGVAFYRGADCCVLVYDVNVMKSFENLNNWREEFLIQASPSDPENFPFVVLGNKVDVDGGNSRVVSEKKAKAWCASKGNIPYFETSAKEGFNVDAAFECIAKNALKNEPEEEIYLPDTIDVAGGHQQRSTGCEC is encoded by the exons ATGGCTTCTCGCCGCCGTATGCTTCTCAAGGTCATCATCCTCGGCGATAGCGG GGTTGGGAAGACGTCATTGATGAACCA GTATGTGAACCGTAAGTTTAGCAATCAATACAAAGCCACAATTGGAGCTGATTTCTTGACAAAAGAGGTTCAATTTGAAGATAGGTTGTACACATTGCAG ATATGGGATACAGCTGGGCAGGAAAGGTTTCAGAGCCTAGGTGTTGCATTTTATCGAGGAGCAGATTGTTGTGTTCTAGTGTATGATGTCAATGTCATGAAATCTTTTGAGAATCTTAACAATTGGAGGGAAGAATTTCTAATCCAG GCCAGTCCCTCTGATCCTGAGAACTTCCCATTTGTTGTTTTGGGGAATAAGGTAGATGTTGATGGTGGCAATAGTCGGGTG GTTTCTGAGAAGAAAGCCAAGGCATGGTGTGCTTCTAAGGGAAATATACCTTACTTTGAAACATCTGCAAAGGAAGGATTCAACGTGGATGCAGCTTTTGAATGCATAGCCAAAAATGCTCTCAAGAATGAACCTGAAGAAGAAAT ATATCTCCCAGACACCATTGATGTTGCGGGTGGGCATCAACAAAGATCAACAGGATGTGAGTGTTGA